The following DNA comes from Mycobacteroides immunogenum.
CAGCGAGCGCGGAGGGAAGCGCACCGCCACACAACGAGAGAACGCGGGTGATCGCCGAGGTACCCGATCTGGCCATGCCCATGACAAAGAGAAGAATCGGGCGGCCCTGACCCTCCCCACTCATATTCCCGGACTCCCGCTCGATATCGCATTGAGTAGGGAGGCACCGTGCCGCACCATGAGATGTTCCTCCAGCGATAGACCGCCCGGTCCTGATGGGCCTATCCGATCAGAACGAGTTTCGAGGCGTAATTGACTGTCGCACATTGAATCATGCGTGCGCAGCACATGTGACGACATCGAGATGCTTTTCAGAAGTGGTAACGGTGGTGATAATGAACAACTTTCCGATCTCTCAGCCGGTCCGTTCCGGCCGACTCGCGACTAACACCGTCGGCCCCAATCCCCTTCGGCTTCGGAACTCGACGGTGATCTCCGGATCCGCGTGACACGCCAATGCCCGCAGCGCCGACGGGCTGTAGGCGCGAAGAGAACTGATGAATCCATCGTGCTGCAGCGGCGAGATTCTGACCAGCGGTAGCACCACCGCCAACAATGCGATGTGCAACGGCACCGGCGGCCTGGGTAGATCAACGATCAACAACTTCCGCGCCACCCGGGTCCCTGCCGCGAAGACCCTGGCGGCAAGCTCCGGCGGAAGATGGTGCAGAGATAATGCAAACACCGCCAGGTCGTAATGCCGTTCTGGCGCGTCGATTTCGGTGGCGTCCATTTGTCGGACTGTTGCGCGCGGATGACTGCCGATTTCACTGGCCGCCGCCGCGGCCACAAAACTCGGATCGATATCAGTCACCGTCACCCGGGCTGTGGAATGCATTTCCAACAACTTGTGTGACAACCCGCCGAGTCCGGCACCGAGTTCCAGGATTTCCGGCTGCTCCACCCCCGCCACTTCGCGAAGGACCATTCGCGCGCACTTCTCGTGGATCCCGATCCGCCGCCGTCGCCCGGCGCGATCGAGTGACTGCATGACCTTCCGCTTGAGATCATCGACGTCGTCGCGATCCAAGTATTCCAGCCGATTGGTCTGTAATCGCCGGTCCAGCCAGGATGCGTCGGGGCCGCCCCGAGGCATGCCCGAAATATCGCATGCGCTGTTGTCCACGTACAACATCATGGATCACGACGGTGCTTCCCGGTATATCTGTCGTGAAATCAAATACGGTGTGGGGCAGAAAATATGCAAGATCGATCCAGTTATTCGGTGACACGCCGCAACGGCGATTTGGGCCCGCCCGTCATTCAGATTGCCGGCGGCCACCACGAACTAGAATTCACCACGGCATCTCCGTGAACCGACTAGGCTGCGGACCTATTCGGTTCTTGTGGGCTCGGCCGAGGGCCGGCGAAATTGCGTTGCAACTGAGCCATGCGTATCTCCAAATCCATTGCCGCTCACACCGTGTAACAGTCGAGAGCGAAGGAGTCTGATCGGTGTCTGGGCAAGTGCGGCGTGTACGCGAATCCATGAG
Coding sequences within:
- a CDS encoding methyltransferase domain-containing protein, with protein sequence MLYVDNSACDISGMPRGGPDASWLDRRLQTNRLEYLDRDDVDDLKRKVMQSLDRAGRRRRIGIHEKCARMVLREVAGVEQPEILELGAGLGGLSHKLLEMHSTARVTVTDIDPSFVAAAAASEIGSHPRATVRQMDATEIDAPERHYDLAVFALSLHHLPPELAARVFAAGTRVARKLLIVDLPRPPVPLHIALLAVVLPLVRISPLQHDGFISSLRAYSPSALRALACHADPEITVEFRSRRGLGPTVLVASRPERTG